One Sagittula stellata E-37 genomic window carries:
- a CDS encoding GlxA family transcriptional regulator: MLPPTQRQIVEIENAPAKPRRFVFVLLEDFTLLSFAAAMDCLRLANRMSAKKLYDWRVIGEGGTTVSCSTGTVFQLDGDLDEMHRDDTIVLCGGANVQKATTKRLISWLRREARRGLNVGGLCTAAYPLAKAGLLDGKKATIHWENQDSFSEEFEDVFLTKSVFAIDGTRMTTAGGTSSIDLFLQIIANDHGEELASAVADQQIYSSIRTDQDTQRLSVPTRIGVRHPKLSEVIQMMEANIEEPISPALLAKDVGMSTRQLERLFRRYLNRSPKRYYMELRLQKARNLLMQTDMSVINVALACGFASPSHFSKCYRAHYETTPYRERGTHAARLSF, translated from the coding sequence ATGCTGCCGCCCACCCAGCGACAGATCGTCGAAATCGAAAACGCGCCTGCCAAGCCGCGCAGGTTCGTGTTCGTGCTGCTGGAGGACTTCACGCTGCTGTCCTTTGCCGCGGCCATGGACTGCCTGCGTCTGGCGAACCGGATGTCGGCGAAAAAGCTGTATGACTGGCGGGTGATCGGCGAAGGCGGGACAACCGTCTCCTGCTCCACCGGGACGGTGTTCCAGCTTGACGGCGACCTCGACGAGATGCACCGCGACGACACGATCGTTCTGTGCGGCGGCGCCAATGTGCAGAAGGCCACCACCAAGCGGCTGATTTCGTGGCTCAGGCGCGAGGCGCGGCGCGGGCTGAACGTGGGCGGCCTGTGCACCGCCGCCTATCCCCTTGCAAAGGCTGGACTTCTGGACGGCAAGAAGGCCACCATACACTGGGAGAACCAGGACAGCTTCTCGGAGGAATTCGAGGATGTCTTCCTGACCAAGTCGGTGTTCGCCATCGACGGAACGCGGATGACGACCGCCGGCGGGACGTCTTCCATCGACCTGTTCCTGCAGATCATCGCCAACGATCACGGCGAGGAACTGGCAAGCGCGGTGGCGGACCAGCAGATCTATTCCTCGATCCGGACCGACCAGGACACGCAGCGGCTTTCGGTGCCGACGCGCATCGGGGTGCGCCACCCGAAGCTGAGCGAGGTCATCCAGATGATGGAGGCCAACATAGAAGAGCCGATTTCCCCGGCGCTTCTGGCCAAGGACGTGGGCATGTCGACCCGCCAGCTGGAGCGGCTGTTCCGGCGCTACCTGAATCGCTCGCCCAAGCGCTATTACATGGAGCTGAGGCTGCAGAAGGCGCGCAACCTGCTGATGCAGACCGACATGAGCGTGATCAACGTGGCGCTGGCCTGCGGCTTTGCCAGCCCCTCGCATTTCTCGAAGTGCTACCGCGCGCATTACGAGACGACCCCCTACCGCGAGCGTGGCACCCACGCCGCACGGTTGTCGTTCTGA
- a CDS encoding GNAT family N-acetyltransferase translates to MIRTDRLTLRLARPDDLEALHEAFSDPRAMRYWSGPAHHDIAQTERILRTLIHPDPGKQEEYVLDYRGRCIGKAGVWDKPEVGYMVVPAFWGRGFAFEALSAILPRAFGRWPDQAHLTAELDPRNAASARLLEKLGFVCTGVVEKNFLYGGVEWTDTAYYRLDRPDRPDRPSANSL, encoded by the coding sequence ATGATCCGGACAGACCGCCTTACCCTGCGCCTTGCGCGGCCCGACGACCTCGAAGCGCTGCACGAGGCGTTTTCCGACCCGCGCGCCATGCGGTACTGGAGCGGTCCGGCGCATCACGACATCGCGCAGACCGAACGCATCCTGCGGACGCTGATCCATCCGGACCCCGGCAAGCAGGAAGAATACGTCCTCGATTATCGGGGCCGCTGCATCGGGAAGGCCGGGGTCTGGGACAAGCCGGAGGTCGGCTACATGGTTGTGCCCGCCTTCTGGGGGCGCGGCTTCGCCTTCGAAGCGCTGTCGGCGATCCTGCCGCGCGCCTTCGGTCGGTGGCCGGATCAGGCACATCTGACCGCGGAGCTGGACCCGCGCAACGCGGCTTCTGCCCGGTTGCTGGAAAAGTTGGGGTTCGTGTGCACCGGCGTGGTGGAAAAGAACTTCCTCTATGGCGGGGTCGAATGGACGGATACGGCATATTACCGCCTCGACCGTCCGGATCGTCCGGATCGACCTTCGGCCAACAGCCTGTAA
- a CDS encoding ABC transporter substrate-binding protein: MKKLLLAASAAALASGAAHAESHMSEVKIGIILGFTGPIESITPAMADSAELALTEVNDSGMFLDGIKLVPVRADSTCVDAAAATAAAERLVTSEGVVAIMGADCSGVTGAVLSNVAVPNGIPMVSPSATSPALSTAEDNGLFFRTAPSDARQGAVIAEILKEKGISSVAVTYTNNDYGKGLADAFAENFDGEVTLSAPHDDGKADYSAEIGALASAGGDALAVFGYTDQGGKGMIQASYDTGAFDMYIMGDGMYGDTLFSEQSDALEGSIGTSPWAQGEGAEMFDKVAGDAGIDAASSYTRESYDAAALIALAMAKGGEATSEAVAANLMDVANAPGEPILPGELGKALEILKDGGDIDYVGASGVELIGEGEAAGSYRYYTVTDGAAETVEFK, from the coding sequence ATGAAAAAACTGCTTCTTGCCGCGTCGGCCGCCGCCCTTGCTTCTGGGGCCGCCCACGCCGAGAGCCACATGTCCGAAGTCAAAATCGGCATCATCCTGGGCTTCACCGGTCCGATCGAATCCATCACACCCGCCATGGCCGACAGCGCCGAACTGGCGCTGACCGAAGTGAACGACAGCGGCATGTTCCTCGACGGCATAAAACTTGTGCCGGTGCGCGCGGACTCGACCTGTGTCGACGCCGCCGCCGCGACGGCCGCCGCCGAACGTCTCGTGACCTCCGAGGGTGTCGTGGCGATCATGGGCGCGGACTGCTCGGGCGTGACCGGCGCCGTGCTGTCGAACGTGGCCGTGCCGAACGGTATCCCGATGGTGTCCCCGTCGGCGACCTCTCCGGCACTGTCCACCGCCGAGGACAACGGCCTGTTCTTCCGCACCGCGCCGTCCGACGCGCGCCAGGGTGCGGTGATCGCCGAGATCCTGAAGGAAAAAGGCATCTCCTCGGTCGCGGTGACCTACACCAACAACGACTACGGCAAGGGTCTGGCCGATGCCTTCGCGGAAAACTTCGACGGCGAAGTGACGCTGTCGGCACCGCATGACGACGGCAAGGCGGACTACTCGGCCGAGATCGGCGCGCTGGCCTCTGCCGGCGGCGACGCGCTGGCCGTGTTCGGCTACACCGACCAGGGCGGCAAGGGCATGATCCAGGCGTCTTACGACACCGGCGCCTTCGACATGTACATCATGGGTGACGGCATGTACGGCGACACGCTGTTCTCCGAGCAGTCGGACGCGCTGGAAGGCTCCATCGGCACCTCGCCGTGGGCACAGGGTGAAGGCGCCGAGATGTTCGACAAGGTGGCCGGAGATGCGGGCATCGACGCGGCGTCCTCCTACACCCGCGAATCCTACGACGCGGCGGCGCTGATCGCGCTGGCGATGGCGAAGGGTGGCGAGGCGACCTCCGAAGCCGTCGCCGCGAACCTGATGGACGTGGCCAACGCCCCGGGCGAGCCGATCCTGCCGGGTGAACTGGGCAAGGCGCTGGAGATCCTGAAGGACGGTGGCGACATCGACTACGTCGGCGCATCGGGCGTCGAGCTGATCGGCGAAGGCGAAGCGGCGGGTTCGTACCGCTACTACACCGTCACCGATGGCGCGGCAGAGACCGTCGAGTTCAAGTAA
- a CDS encoding ABC transporter ATP-binding protein: MIKVENLHRHFGAFRAVDGASLEIAKGSITGLVGPNGAGKTTLFNVIAGALPPTSGKVTMDGEDITGLPPHALFHKGLLRTFQIAHEFSSMTCRENLMMVPGGQSGETLWNTWIGRKRIAEEERALRKMADEVLDFLTISHLADHPAGAISGGQKKLLELGRTMMVDAKIVFLDEVGAGVNRTLLNTIADTIVRLNRERGYTFCVIEHDMDFIGRICEPVIVMAEGKKLAEGTLDEIKANEAVIEAYLGTGLKNKDKVAQE; encoded by the coding sequence TTGATAAAGGTGGAGAACCTGCACCGTCATTTCGGTGCCTTCCGCGCCGTGGACGGCGCTTCGCTGGAAATTGCCAAGGGGTCGATCACCGGCCTCGTGGGGCCGAACGGCGCGGGCAAGACCACGCTGTTCAACGTGATCGCGGGCGCGCTGCCGCCGACGTCGGGCAAGGTGACGATGGACGGCGAGGACATCACCGGGCTGCCGCCGCACGCGCTGTTCCACAAGGGGCTGCTGCGGACCTTCCAGATCGCGCATGAGTTCAGCTCCATGACTTGCCGGGAGAACCTGATGATGGTTCCGGGCGGTCAGTCGGGCGAGACACTGTGGAACACCTGGATCGGCCGCAAGCGCATCGCCGAAGAAGAGCGGGCGTTGCGCAAGATGGCCGACGAAGTTCTTGATTTCCTGACCATTTCCCATCTGGCGGATCATCCCGCCGGGGCGATATCCGGTGGCCAGAAAAAGCTTCTGGAACTCGGGCGGACGATGATGGTCGACGCCAAGATCGTCTTCCTCGACGAGGTGGGCGCAGGCGTGAACCGCACGCTTCTGAACACCATCGCCGACACCATCGTGCGGCTGAACCGGGAGCGCGGCTATACCTTCTGCGTGATCGAGCACGACATGGATTTCATCGGCCGTATCTGCGAGCCGGTGATCGTCATGGCCGAGGGCAAGAAGCTGGCGGAAGGCACGCTGGACGAGATCAAGGCCAACGAAGCGGTGATCGAGGCCTATCTCGGCACCGGCCTGAAGAACAAGGACAAGGTGGCGCAGGAATGA
- a CDS encoding ABC transporter ATP-binding protein, producing the protein MSGEDGFYHDDRGNHDASITRRGGEGTVDPTRRSGAVSDAPGGPFLIGDSMTGGYGKGPDILHDCTIAVDKGEIAVIVGPNGAGKSTAMKAVFGMLDVRSGAVRLDGHDITQLTPQDRVARGMGFVPQTSNIFTSMTVEENLEMGAFIRTDDYRGTMEQVYELFPILHEKRRQPAGELSGGQRQQVAVGRALMTKPTVLMLDEPTAGVSPIVMDELFDRIIEVARTGISILMVEQNARQALEIADKGYVLVQGANAYTGTGRELLSDPEVRKSFLGG; encoded by the coding sequence ATGAGCGGCGAGGACGGGTTCTACCACGACGACCGGGGCAACCACGATGCGTCGATCACCCGGCGCGGCGGTGAGGGCACGGTCGATCCGACCCGGCGCTCCGGCGCGGTGAGCGATGCGCCCGGCGGGCCGTTCCTGATCGGCGACAGCATGACGGGCGGATACGGCAAGGGGCCGGACATCCTGCACGACTGCACCATCGCCGTCGACAAGGGCGAGATCGCGGTGATCGTCGGCCCCAACGGCGCGGGCAAGTCGACCGCGATGAAGGCGGTCTTCGGGATGCTGGACGTGCGGTCTGGCGCGGTGCGGCTGGACGGGCACGACATCACGCAGCTTACGCCGCAGGACCGGGTGGCGCGGGGCATGGGGTTCGTGCCGCAGACGTCGAACATCTTCACATCGATGACGGTGGAGGAGAACCTCGAGATGGGCGCCTTCATCCGCACCGACGATTACCGGGGCACGATGGAGCAGGTCTATGAACTGTTCCCGATCCTGCACGAGAAGCGCCGCCAGCCGGCGGGCGAGCTGTCGGGCGGTCAGCGTCAGCAGGTGGCGGTGGGCCGCGCGCTGATGACGAAGCCCACGGTGCTGATGCTGGACGAGCCGACGGCGGGCGTGTCGCCCATCGTGATGGACGAGCTTTTCGACCGGATCATCGAGGTGGCGCGCACCGGTATCTCCATCCTCATGGTGGAACAGAACGCCCGGCAGGCGCTTGAGATCGCCGACAAGGGGTATGTGCTGGTGCAGGGCGCGAACGCCTATACCGGCACGGGGCGCGAACTGCTGTCCGACCCCGAAGTGCGCAAAAGCTTTCTCGGGGGGTGA
- a CDS encoding branched-chain amino acid ABC transporter permease translates to MDFVNALVALSNFVLIPAIAYGSQLALGALGVTLIYGILRFSNFAHGDTMAFGTMVTILVTWLFQSWGIGLGPLPTALLAIPFGIAGTAVLVLLTDRVVYRFYRAQKAKPIIFVMVSIGVMFIYNGLTRFVLGADDQIFSDGERFIISAGDFKRATGLAEGLGLKTTQAITVIVAILVVAVLFWFLNRTRTGKSMRAYSDNEDLALLSGINPERVVMVTWLIVAGLITVAGVLYGLDKSYKPFTYFQLLLPIFASAIVGGLGSPLGAIAGGFVIAFSEVGITYAWKKVLGYMMPEALEPSGLVQLLATEYKFAVSFMILVIVLLFRPTGLFKGKSV, encoded by the coding sequence ATGGATTTTGTGAACGCGCTGGTGGCGCTGTCGAACTTCGTGCTGATCCCGGCCATCGCCTACGGCAGCCAGCTTGCCTTGGGCGCGCTGGGGGTGACGCTGATCTATGGCATCCTTCGGTTTTCGAACTTCGCGCACGGCGACACGATGGCCTTCGGTACGATGGTGACGATCCTTGTCACCTGGCTGTTCCAGAGCTGGGGGATCGGGCTGGGTCCGCTGCCCACGGCGCTGCTGGCCATTCCCTTCGGGATCGCCGGGACGGCGGTTCTGGTGCTGCTGACCGACCGGGTGGTCTATCGCTTCTACCGGGCGCAGAAGGCCAAGCCGATCATCTTCGTGATGGTCTCCATCGGGGTGATGTTCATCTACAACGGGCTGACGCGCTTCGTGCTGGGGGCGGACGACCAGATCTTTTCCGACGGCGAGCGGTTCATCATCTCGGCCGGCGACTTCAAGCGCGCCACCGGGTTGGCCGAGGGGCTGGGCCTGAAGACCACGCAGGCGATCACGGTGATCGTGGCGATCCTCGTGGTGGCGGTGCTGTTCTGGTTCCTGAACCGCACGCGCACCGGCAAGTCGATGCGCGCCTATTCCGACAACGAGGACCTGGCACTCCTGTCCGGCATCAACCCCGAGCGGGTGGTGATGGTGACATGGCTGATCGTCGCCGGGCTGATCACCGTGGCGGGCGTGCTGTACGGTCTCGACAAGTCGTACAAGCCCTTCACCTACTTCCAGCTTCTGCTTCCGATCTTCGCATCGGCCATCGTCGGCGGTCTGGGATCGCCGCTGGGGGCCATCGCGGGCGGCTTTGTCATCGCGTTCAGCGAGGTGGGCATTACCTACGCGTGGAAGAAGGTGCTGGGCTACATGATGCCCGAGGCGCTTGAGCCGTCCGGGCTCGTGCAGCTTCTGGCCACCGAATACAAGTTCGCGGTCAGTTTCATGATCCTCGTGATCGTCCTGCTGTTCCGCCCCACGGGCCTGTTCAAGGGGAAATCGGTATGA
- a CDS encoding branched-chain amino acid ABC transporter permease, giving the protein MNQSLKTVLLFALVAALILFTGFYQSWNTALVILNMGLVSAIMSLGVNLQWGIAGLFNVGVMGFVALGGLAVVLTSVSPVPEAWAAGGPRALLALVVGTAVIAVSAMLWKRSRKGWLVVLVLIAGFFLYRWVRDDAVNAIEAVNPAGTGFLGGLGLPVVLAWPMGGLLAAGAAWVIGKTALGLRSDYLAIATLGISEIIIAIMKNEEWLSRGVKNVNGLPRPVPYETALQADPTFVERAVGLGLDPATASTIYVKLGYSLMFAAVLIVLLVLAQLALNSPWGRMMRAIRDNEVSARAMGKDVTYRHLQVFVLGSAICGIAGAMMTTLDGQLTPTTYQPLRYTFLIWVMVIVGGSGNNLGAVLGGMLIWFFWVQVEPLGQAFMTLLTAGMSDGSWLKGHLLDSVQHMRLLTMGVILLLVLRFSPRGLLPER; this is encoded by the coding sequence ATGAACCAGTCGCTGAAAACCGTCCTTCTCTTCGCGCTGGTGGCTGCGCTGATCCTGTTCACCGGCTTCTACCAGAGCTGGAACACCGCGCTCGTCATCCTGAACATGGGGCTGGTCAGCGCGATCATGTCTCTGGGGGTGAACCTGCAATGGGGCATCGCCGGGCTGTTCAACGTCGGTGTCATGGGCTTCGTCGCACTGGGCGGACTGGCGGTGGTTCTGACCTCCGTCTCGCCGGTGCCGGAGGCCTGGGCCGCGGGCGGGCCGCGCGCATTGCTGGCGCTGGTCGTGGGCACCGCGGTCATCGCCGTCTCGGCCATGCTGTGGAAGCGTTCGCGCAAGGGCTGGCTGGTGGTGCTGGTGCTGATCGCGGGCTTCTTCCTGTACCGCTGGGTGCGGGACGACGCGGTCAACGCCATCGAGGCGGTGAACCCGGCGGGCACCGGTTTCCTCGGCGGGCTGGGCCTGCCGGTGGTGCTGGCCTGGCCGATGGGCGGCCTGCTGGCGGCGGGCGCGGCCTGGGTGATCGGCAAGACGGCACTGGGGCTGCGGTCCGACTACCTGGCCATCGCGACGCTGGGCATCTCCGAGATCATCATCGCGATCATGAAGAACGAGGAGTGGCTGTCGCGCGGCGTGAAGAACGTCAACGGCCTGCCCCGGCCCGTCCCTTACGAGACCGCGCTGCAGGCCGACCCCACCTTCGTGGAGCGCGCGGTGGGCCTTGGGCTCGACCCGGCGACGGCATCGACGATCTACGTCAAGCTCGGCTATTCGCTGATGTTCGCCGCCGTGCTGATCGTGCTGCTGGTGCTGGCGCAACTGGCGCTGAATTCGCCCTGGGGCCGGATGATGCGCGCGATCCGCGACAACGAGGTCTCGGCCCGCGCGATGGGCAAGGACGTGACCTACCGCCATTTGCAGGTCTTCGTGCTGGGCTCTGCCATCTGCGGGATCGCCGGGGCGATGATGACCACGCTCGACGGGCAGCTGACGCCCACCACCTACCAGCCGCTGCGCTATACCTTCCTGATCTGGGTGATGGTGATCGTCGGGGGTTCGGGCAACAACCTGGGCGCCGTGCTGGGTGGCATGCTGATCTGGTTCTTCTGGGTGCAGGTCGAGCCGCTGGGACAGGCGTTCATGACGCTCCTAACCGCGGGCATGTCGGACGGGTCCTGGCTGAAAGGGCACCTTCTGGATTCGGTGCAGCACATGCGCCTGCTGACCATGGGGGTGATCCTGCTGCTGGTGTTGCGATTCAGCCCGAGGGGGCTTCTGCCCGAACGGTAA
- a CDS encoding MFS transporter gives MFQVLATIWALLIGIVLIMLGNGMHFTLIGLRGGIEGFTAGELAVVTSSYFVGFLSGARFAPVLIRRVGHVRVFAALGSFMSAGLIALTLLAEPWAWTILRVILGFCMSGIYVTAESWLNNAATNETRGKVLSAYMIAQTLGIIGAQGLLTLGDAGTATLFIGASILVSISFAPILLSISPAPVIEVAKPMSLKQLFISSPLGVVGTFLLGGLYATQSGMGAVFGTQVGMSANLISLFIAMLFGGVLVLQYPFGWLSDRMDRRKLIFGAAVLGGAACLLGWLYGADRRALMVAAFLAGGVTTPLYALFLAYTNDYLSTEEMPAASGGLVFTFGLGAIAGPLITGYAMQVFGPYAFWLVLAVTFGAVALYALYRMAQRAVTPVADTDSYLGVLPTASPVAVEAAGVWAAEQAEAEREAEADAEAAPAPG, from the coding sequence ATGTTTCAAGTGCTGGCAACGATCTGGGCACTCCTGATCGGCATCGTCCTCATCATGCTGGGCAACGGCATGCACTTTACCCTGATCGGCCTGCGCGGCGGAATCGAGGGTTTTACGGCCGGCGAACTGGCGGTCGTCACCTCAAGCTACTTCGTCGGGTTCCTGTCGGGCGCCCGGTTCGCGCCGGTACTGATCCGGCGGGTCGGTCACGTGCGGGTGTTCGCCGCGCTTGGCAGCTTCATGTCCGCCGGGCTGATCGCCCTGACCCTGCTGGCGGAACCCTGGGCCTGGACGATCCTGCGGGTGATCCTCGGCTTCTGCATGTCCGGCATCTACGTCACCGCCGAAAGCTGGCTGAACAACGCCGCCACCAACGAGACGCGCGGCAAAGTGCTGTCGGCCTACATGATCGCGCAGACGCTGGGGATCATCGGCGCGCAGGGCCTGTTGACGTTGGGCGACGCGGGCACGGCGACGCTGTTCATCGGGGCGTCGATCCTCGTGTCGATCTCTTTCGCGCCGATCCTGCTGAGCATCTCGCCCGCGCCGGTGATCGAGGTGGCAAAACCCATGTCGCTGAAACAGTTGTTCATCAGCTCGCCGCTGGGAGTGGTGGGCACCTTCCTGCTGGGCGGGCTTTACGCCACGCAGTCGGGGATGGGCGCGGTCTTTGGCACGCAGGTCGGCATGTCGGCCAACCTGATTTCGCTGTTCATCGCCATGCTGTTCGGCGGGGTGCTGGTATTGCAATATCCGTTCGGCTGGCTGTCGGATCGCATGGACCGCCGCAAGCTGATTTTCGGGGCGGCGGTGCTGGGCGGCGCGGCCTGCCTGTTGGGCTGGCTCTACGGTGCCGACCGCCGGGCGCTGATGGTCGCGGCCTTCCTTGCCGGAGGCGTCACGACGCCGCTCTATGCACTGTTTCTGGCCTACACCAACGACTACCTCTCGACCGAGGAGATGCCGGCGGCGTCGGGCGGCCTGGTGTTCACCTTCGGACTGGGTGCCATCGCCGGGCCGCTGATCACGGGTTACGCAATGCAGGTCTTCGGGCCTTATGCCTTCTGGCTGGTGCTGGCGGTGACCTTCGGGGCGGTCGCGCTGTACGCGCTTTACCGCATGGCGCAGCGCGCGGTGACGCCGGTCGCGGATACCGACAGCTACCTCGGCGTCCTGCCCACCGCCTCTCCGGTGGCGGTCGAAGCTGCTGGCGTCTGGGCCGCCGAACAGGCGGAGGCGGAACGGGAGGCAGAAGCGGACGCCGAGGCCGCACCGGCGCCGGGCTGA
- a CDS encoding ZIP family metal transporter: MTPLLTALLGGAVAAFATTAGAIPAVIGKRMSRATSDLMLGFAAGVMLSAAYFSLILPGIERAEEQTGSVWLAAAIAAAGVSLGAGFVWLLNAKIPHEHFKSGPEGGADQATIARIWLFILAITIHNFPEGLSIGVAFGVDQAKGLSVMTGISLQDIPEGLAVAVALTGLGYSRWKALAVTAMTGAVEIVGAGIGAAAVSVSASLLPWGLTFAAGAMLFIISHEIVPETHRHGHQDKATLGFIVGLVLMMFLDVTLG; this comes from the coding sequence ATGACCCCGCTTTTGACAGCCCTTCTCGGTGGCGCCGTCGCCGCGTTTGCCACCACCGCCGGCGCCATCCCTGCGGTGATCGGCAAGCGGATGAGCCGCGCGACATCCGACCTGATGCTGGGCTTTGCGGCCGGTGTGATGCTGTCGGCGGCCTATTTCTCGCTGATCCTGCCGGGGATCGAGCGGGCGGAAGAACAGACCGGCTCCGTCTGGCTGGCCGCGGCCATCGCGGCGGCGGGCGTATCGCTGGGCGCGGGTTTCGTCTGGCTTCTGAACGCCAAGATCCCGCACGAACACTTCAAGTCCGGCCCCGAGGGCGGCGCGGATCAGGCGACGATCGCGCGCATCTGGCTGTTCATCCTCGCCATCACCATCCACAATTTCCCCGAGGGCCTGTCCATCGGCGTGGCCTTCGGCGTCGATCAGGCGAAGGGCCTGTCGGTGATGACCGGCATCTCGCTTCAGGACATCCCCGAGGGGCTGGCCGTCGCCGTCGCCCTGACCGGCCTCGGCTATTCCCGCTGGAAGGCGCTTGCCGTCACGGCGATGACCGGCGCGGTCGAGATCGTAGGCGCGGGCATCGGCGCTGCCGCCGTCAGCGTCTCAGCCTCGCTCCTGCCATGGGGGCTGACGTTCGCGGCGGGGGCGATGCTGTTCATCATCAGCCACGAAATCGTCCCCGAAACCCATCGCCACGGCCATCAGGACAAGGCCACGCTGGGTTTCATCGTCGGACTGGTGCTGATGATGTTCCTCGACGTGACACTCGGATAG
- a CDS encoding helix-turn-helix domain-containing protein, whose amino-acid sequence MSNDPKSLIRIARETGPDTVAEPLDLGLRVRELRKEKDWTLEQAAKKAGLARSTLSKIENGQMSPTYDALKKLATGLEISVPQLFTPPVQAQANGRMAVTRVEEGRHLATATYEHDLLAESLSRKKMLPYRARVRARTLEEFDGWVRHDGEEFLYVLTGVIRLYTEFYEPVEMKRGDTAYYDATMGHNVVSVSPEDATILWVTSLG is encoded by the coding sequence ATGTCCAACGACCCGAAATCCCTGATCCGCATCGCGCGTGAAACCGGCCCCGACACGGTGGCGGAACCGCTCGACCTCGGGCTTCGGGTGCGCGAACTCAGGAAGGAAAAGGACTGGACCCTCGAACAGGCGGCGAAGAAGGCCGGGCTGGCCCGGTCCACGCTGTCGAAGATCGAGAACGGGCAGATGTCGCCCACCTACGACGCCTTGAAGAAGCTGGCCACGGGTCTGGAAATCTCTGTCCCGCAGCTCTTCACGCCCCCCGTGCAGGCGCAGGCCAACGGCCGCATGGCGGTGACCCGTGTCGAGGAAGGCCGGCACCTCGCCACGGCCACCTACGAACACGACCTCCTGGCGGAATCGCTCAGCCGCAAGAAGATGCTGCCCTACCGTGCCCGCGTCCGTGCCCGCACGCTCGAAGAGTTCGACGGCTGGGTGCGCCACGACGGCGAGGAATTCCTCTACGTGCTGACCGGTGTGATCCGCCTTTATACCGAGTTCTACGAACCGGTGGAGATGAAGCGCGGCGACACCGCCTATTACGATGCGACCATGGGGCACAACGTGGTCTCCGTCTCGCCGGAGGATGCGACGATCCTTTGGGTCACGTCGCTGGGCTGA